The Deltaproteobacteria bacterium genomic sequence AGTTTAAGGGCATGCGTGGACATGCGGCCCTTTTTAGTAATGAGAGTATAACTTCATGATAGGAAGCCAGAGAATACGCATCCGACTTTGTGGATACGATCACCAAGCCTTAGATGCAGCGGTGGGAGAAATTGTAACTGCTGTGCGTCGCACGGGTGGTAAGGTTGCAGGTCCTATTCCTCTTCCTACTCGGGTGGAGAGATTTACTGTAAACCGTTCTCCACATGTCGACAAAAAGGCGAGAGATCAGTTTGAAATTCGTTCACATAAGCGGCTGATCGATATTCTTGAACCCACTCAGCAGACGATCGATGACTTGGGCAAGCTCGAGTTGTCGGCTGGCATTGATGTGGAAATTAAACTTCAATAAGTTAAGCCAACACGGGGCAATATGAAGGCAATATATGGAAAAAAGGTGGGCATGGGCCGGGTTTTTGACAGTGCCGGCGAGGTAGTGCCAGTAACGGTGTTGCAAGTTGCGCCTAATATCGTTCACCAAGTTAAGACTAAAGAAACTGATGGCTACTCTGCAATACAAGTAGGTATTGGAGAGCAAAAGCCTCAGAGGGTCGATCGAGCGCTGAGCGGGCATTTAGCCAAAGCAAAGAAGGGTTTCTCGAAAGACATTAAGGAGATTCGCGTAGACAAGCTAAAGACGCCAGCTGATACTAAGGCTTTCAATGTTGGTGATGAAGTGACAATAGCTGGCATGTTTAACGTAGGGGATCGCGTCGATGTCATGGGCATCACGACTGGTAAGGGGTTTGCCGGTGTGATGAAACGCCATGGTATGGCTGGTGCAAAGCGCACACACGGCACGCATGAGTACTTTCGACACGGCGGTTCTATAGGCTGCCGTAAGTTCCCCGGACGAGTTTTTAAGAATAAGCGCATGCCTGGGCATATGGGCGCTGTGCGCGTTGTTCAGGAGGGGCTTGAGGTAGTTGGGATTAGAGAGAATGACAACGCCTTGTTGTTGAAGGGGTCAGTGCCTGGCACAAAGGGTAGCGTGGTGTTTGTTCAAGAATCGCTTAAAGGATAATGGCAGTGGAAAACAACGAAAACATAGTTATAGATGTCGTTGGTGCCGATGGGGCAAAGGTGGGAAGTAGGAGTGCGTGTGCATATATTTTTGATGCACCGGTTAAGCGCAATTTGTTGCACCAGGTTGTTCGTTGGCATTTGGCAAAAGCGCGTTCAGGAACGCACGCATGCTTGACTCGCGCAGCGGCAAGCGGTGGTGGTGCGAAACCCTGGAAGCAAAAGGGCACTGGGCGTGCGAGAGCAGGCTCTAATACATCGCCACTTTGGGTGGGTGGTGGCATTGCGCATGGACCAAAGCCAAGGAAATACGGGTTTAGGCTTAATAAGCTCGAGAGACAACAGGCACTAAGTGGGGCACTTAGTGCGCGCTTGAGGGAGAACAGACTGCTTTTGTTAAAAGATTTGGAGTTGTCTGAGGCGAAGACTAAAACTGCGCTCAAGGTACTTCGCGCCTTGGGGATCGAAGATGGCGATAAGGTTGCGGTCGTCCTGGATGATAAGGATGCGAATGGCGTGATGGGAAAAAGTTTGCGCAATATTAGGGGGCTAAAAATGTTGACTCCCATGAGTTTAAATGTCTATGACGTCCTTAACTCGCAGTATTTGGTGATACTGGAGAGCGTCATGTCGAGAATAGAGTCGCGATTTGGAGTAGGGCAAGATGTCTAGCGTAAAGAACAATGTTTGCGATATTTTGCGGCGGCCACGCATAACTGAAAAGGCCGCTGGATATGGCGCGGATGGTGGCAGTTTTGTCGTGTTTGACGTTCATTCACAGGCAAATAAGGTTGAGATTAGGGCTGCCGTGGAAAAGATTTTTGGCGTAAAGGTTGCGTCCGTTAGAACCATGAATGCGCAAGGAAAGGTTAAACGAGTTCGCAATAAGATGGGAAGGCGTGCTGGCATAAAGAAGGCTTATGTCAAGTTACAGCCCGGAAGCACTATTAATATAATAGAGGGGTTATAATGGGAATTAAGAAATTCCGGCCCATGACGGCGGGCACGAGATTTAGGCTAGCGTGCGACTTTTCAGAGTTAACTGAAGGAAGTCCAGAGAAGTCGTTATTGCAGAGTAAGCAACGCCTCTCTGCTCGCAATGCTCAGGGGCGAATTACCGTTCGTCGTAGAGGCGGCGGTCACAAGAGGCATTACCGAATTGTTGATTTCAAGCGAAATAAGACTGGGGTTCCTGGCAAGATTGATAGCATACAGTACGATCCTAATCGCACGGCTAGGATAGCTTTGGTAAAGTACGTAGATGGCGAAAAGCGTTACATTATTTGCCCAGAGGGGATTGAAGTTGGTTCTAACGTGGAGTCCTCGCTTACTGCCGATGTAAAACCAGGGAATACCTTGCCGTTAAGTGAGATTCCATTGGGTGAGCAAGTTCATAATATTGAATTGAGGCCTGGTGGTGGTGGTGTGTTGGTTAGAAGCGCTGGAGTTTCAGCGCAACTTATGGCTAAAGATGGCAAGTATGCGCTTCTGCGCCTGCCATCGGGTGAACAACGCCGCGTGTTGTTAACTTGCAAGGCCAGTATAGGGGTTGTTGGCAATGCGTCTCATGCCAACCGCAAGTTGGGGAAGGCAGGGACGAGCCGCTGGATGGGGAGGCGGCCAAAAGTTAGAGGTGTCGCCATGAATCCAGTTGATCATCCACATGGTGGTGGTGAGGGCAAAACATCGGGAGGGCGTCACCCGGTATCGCCATGGGGGCAGCCTACCAAGGGATATAAGACTCGTAACAATAAGGCTACTGATAAGTTTATAGTGAGAAGGCGAAAGAAATAGCTATATTATAGCTGGTGATCGCGCTGTTGATTTGGAAAGGCGAATTTAGAGGGGATTTTAAATATGCCACGTTCGATTAAAAAGGGGCCGTTTGTAGATAAGCACGTTATGAAATGGGTGGCTCGCGTGCAATCTGGTGCCCATCGCGGACCAATTAAAACCTGGTCGCGTCGGTCTACGATTATTCCGGAGATGATAGGAATTACTTTTGCAGTGCATAATGGAAAGAAATTTTTGCCAGTTTTTGTTAGCGAAAATATGGTGGGGCATAAGCTAGGAGAGTTTGCGTCGACCAGAACTTTTCATGCGCATGGCGGAGATAAGACGACAAAGTAAAAGGTTAGCAATGGTTGGGATTGCTCTCATAGGAAAGAGTGCGAGATGAATAGGTCAATAGATGAAGTGGAATGTATATCGAAAGCAACGTTGCGAAATGTGCGCGTCTCGCCGCAAAAATCGCGGTTAGTCGTGGATCTTATTCGCGGGAAGCGGGTACAAGAAGCCCTGGAGAAGCTAAGGTTTTGCGATAAGAAATCAGCACCTCTGGTTAGCAAGTTATTATTGTCGGCTGTTTCTAATGTAGGGGACGATACGTCCGTAAACATAGATGATTTGTACGTTAGGTATGCATGGGTTGATAGCGGTAGAGTTTTAAAGCGATCTATGCCGCGAGCCCAGGGGCGCGCTACCCCTATTCGGAAGCGCCATAGCAGCATTACTGTTATGTTAAGCGAAAAGTAGGAAGATTAGATTGGCGGTCGATAAAATATAAGGAAAACGTTTACATGGGGCAAAAAGTACACCCTAAGGGATTTCGCCTTGGCGTTACAGAGACATGGAATTCTCGTTGGTATAAGAAGCGCGGTTATGCAGATCAGCTTCATCAGGATTTCTTTCTTAGAAATTTCGTAGGCAAGCGTCTTGCTGGGGCGGGTGTGTCTGCCATAGACATTGAGCGCACTGCTAGTAGAGTGAAGATTAGCGTCATGACTGCTCGTCCTGGTTTGGTGATAGGCAAGAAGGGAAAAGACATTGAAGATCTGCGAGTAGAGCTAAAAAGGGTCGTAGGTCGCGATGTTACTATAAATATTAAGGAAGTTCGCAAGCCTGATCTCGATGCCCAACTTATTGCCGAAAACGTTGCCAATCAGTTAGTTCGTCGCGTAGCGTTTAGGCGAGCGATGAAGGACAGCATTCAGCGCGCCATACGAATGGGCGCTAAGGGAATAAAGATTTCTGTGGCTGGCAGGCTAGGGGGATCGGACATAGCGAGGACTGAGTGGATTCGCGAAGGTAGGGTTCCACTGCATACTTTGCGCGCTAAGATTCATTATGGCTTTTCAGAGGCACTTACTACTTATGGAATTATTGGTGTAAAGTGTTGGGTATTTTCTGGAGAGGAAGCTGAAGAGCACGATGTTTTGGAGCAGCGCGGCCAGGGCGCTAATGTGTCTGCGCCGTCGACTGTGGTATAGTCCAGCATTAATTAAGGTGTTATTTTTGTTGTCGTTTGTTAACTAAAAGCTAAGAAAATGCTATCGCCAAAGAAAGTAAAATATCGCAAGCAGATGAAGCAGGTTAATCATCTCAGGGGGAAGGAGACTCGCGGAACGCACTTGAGTTATGGCGACTATGGCTTGATGGCATGCGAATCAGGTTGGGTCAGCAATAGACAAATTGAAGCTGCTCGTGTTGCCTTAACTCGTAGGGTTAAGCGCGGGGGAAAGCTTTGGATTAGAGTTTTTCCGGATAAGCCCCTAACCAAGAAGCCTGCGGAAGTTCGAATGGGTAAAGGAAAGGGCGGTCCAGAAGCTTGGGTAGCGGTAGTCCGCGGCGGTAGGATCATGTACGAAATAACTGGAGTTGAAGAGGAAGCGGCCAGGGAAGCTTTTAAATTGGCTGGTGCGAAGTTGCCAATTCAGACTCGTATGGTTAAGAGGTTGGGTGCCTAAGATTGGGATGGACGGCCTTGCCAATTCTGCGCTTATCGCTGGTGGCTTGGTATTTTTATTTTTTGTGGAGAGTAACAATGAAAGTTAATGAAGAGCTTGCTCAGTTACGGGGCTTAAGCATGGATGAGCTAGTAGAGCGAATTAGTTCATTAAAGGAAGAGCTTATGAGGCTGCGATTTCGCCAGGCTTCTGGGCAGCTCGATAATACTTCTCAGTTGTCGCTTTTAAAGCGCAGGATTGCGCGCGCAATGACTGTGTTGAGACAGGCAGAAGTGGTGCGGCTCGCGGATAGCGTGGAAGCGGCAGTCTAGCTCGAGGGTATAGGAATTTTAGGAGTTAAGCTAATACTATGAATAGTGGTGAGAGCAGCAGCATGAAGAGTCGTGGTCTAAGCAAGGCTAGAGAGGGTTCGGTGGTAAGCAATAAAATGGATAAAACTGTAGTAGTTGCTATCACCGCAAAAGTTAAACACCCCGTTTATGGAAAATACGTCAAGCGCACTAGAAAATATTTCGCTCATGATGTAGATAATGCGTGCCAGATCGGAGATAGAGTTCGAATTACTGAGACCAGGCCATTGAGTAAGAATAAGCGATGGAGAGTTCAGGAAATTCTCGAGAAGGCGGTCTAGGGAGGTGATGTCATGATTCAAGCAGAGACAGTATTGGATGTTGCGGATAATTCGGGAGCCCGAAAAGTGTTGTGCATAAAAGTGTTGGGTGGGGCGCGGCGCAGGTATGCAAGCGTCGGGGATGTCATAGTGGTATCCGTGCAGGAGGCTATACCGAATGGCAAAATTCGCAAAGGCGAAGTGCATAGGGCTGTGGTAGTTCGCACAAACAAGGAGATTGCTCGACCGGATGGTTCTTACATTAGGTTTGATACCAATTCGGCAGTGTTGATAAATAACCAGAAGGAGTTGATAGGCAACCGCATATTTGGGCCGGTAGCGCGAGAGCTTCGAGGTAAGGATTTCATGAAGATAATCTCATTGGCACCCGAAGTGTTGTGAGAAAGGGGTGTTGTGAGAAAGGGTTTAGGATTTATGACGACTAATGCAAAAAAAATGTCTACCAAGTTAAAGAAAGGCGACCTCGTTATGGTTGTTGCCGGAGGCAATTCCACTAAGGAAAAGCAGTTAAAGGGTAGGACGGGGAAAATTTTGCGCTTTCTGCCCAAGAAGGATAGGGTGATTGTTGAGGGTTTAAACATGATTAAGCGCCATAAGAAGGCGCGTGCTGTGAATGAACCTTCTGGAATCCTAGAGAAGGAAGGCTCAATGCACATTTCCAATGTTATGTACTTTAGTGAGGAGTTCAAACGGCCAGTAAGAATTAAGATGAGAACGCTGGATGATGGACGAAAGGTTAGGGGTTTTGTAAATCCCAGCACTCGCCAGTTTGAACAGATCGATGTCTAAGGATGAATTGTTATGAGTAGGTTGCAGGAGAAGTACCAGACAGAAGCCGTTCCAAAGTTGAAGGCTAAGTACGGTTATAAGAATGTTCACCAGATTCCTCGTCTGGAGAAAGTTGTGATTAATATGGGTGTTGGCGAGGCGGTTCAAAATATTAAGGCCATCGAAATGGCAACCGCTGATCTTGCGCTTATATCAGGTCAAAGGCCCGTTATACGTAGAGCGCGCAAGTCAATTGCGAATTTTAAGCTGAGAGAGGGTACTCCAATCGGCGTGTCTGTTACATTGCGCCGGAAGAGGATGTATGAGTTTGCCGACCGGCTGATCAATGTCGTTTTGCCGAGAGTGCGAGATTTTCGCGGGGTGTCCAAGAATTCCTTTGATGGAGCTGGGAACTATAGCTTCGGTTTTTCGGAACAGATTATTTTTCCGGAAATTGACATGGATAAGACGCAAATACGAGGGTTGAATGTAACATTTGTTACTTCGGCGAGGACGGATGAGGAAGGTCGAGAACTTATGGTAAATCTGGGATTCCCCTTCCGGCAATAGAGTAAATGTAAGGGAGTGGTAGCAGTGTTGCCGATAGCTGGAAGCGGCGACGTGCTAATCGAATTTTTTTAGATTAGAAAGTTTCTTGCTTAGAGATAAATTAAAATAAGAGATACAAAATATGGCGAAAAAATCTTTAATCGCAAAGGCGAAGCGCGCTCCGAAGTTTAAGGTTAGAGCATATCATCGCTGTGGCATCTGCGGTAGGCCTCGAGCTTACTATCGGAGATTTAAATTATGCAGACTCTGCTTTAGGCAAAGAGCGTTGCGCGGGGAAATTCCCGGAGTGACAAAGGCGAGTTG encodes the following:
- the rpsJ gene encoding 30S ribosomal protein S10, encoding MGSQRIRIRLCGYDHQALDAAVGEIVTAVRRTGGKVAGPIPLPTRVERFTVNRSPHVDKKARDQFEIRSHKRLIDILEPTQQTIDDLGKLELSAGIDVEIKLQ
- the rplC gene encoding 50S ribosomal protein L3: MKAIYGKKVGMGRVFDSAGEVVPVTVLQVAPNIVHQVKTKETDGYSAIQVGIGEQKPQRVDRALSGHLAKAKKGFSKDIKEIRVDKLKTPADTKAFNVGDEVTIAGMFNVGDRVDVMGITTGKGFAGVMKRHGMAGAKRTHGTHEYFRHGGSIGCRKFPGRVFKNKRMPGHMGAVRVVQEGLEVVGIRENDNALLLKGSVPGTKGSVVFVQESLKG
- the rplD gene encoding 50S ribosomal protein L4, whose protein sequence is MAVENNENIVIDVVGADGAKVGSRSACAYIFDAPVKRNLLHQVVRWHLAKARSGTHACLTRAAASGGGAKPWKQKGTGRARAGSNTSPLWVGGGIAHGPKPRKYGFRLNKLERQQALSGALSARLRENRLLLLKDLELSEAKTKTALKVLRALGIEDGDKVAVVLDDKDANGVMGKSLRNIRGLKMLTPMSLNVYDVLNSQYLVILESVMSRIESRFGVGQDV
- the rplW gene encoding 50S ribosomal protein L23 — its product is MSSVKNNVCDILRRPRITEKAAGYGADGGSFVVFDVHSQANKVEIRAAVEKIFGVKVASVRTMNAQGKVKRVRNKMGRRAGIKKAYVKLQPGSTINIIEGL
- the rplB gene encoding 50S ribosomal protein L2, whose protein sequence is MGIKKFRPMTAGTRFRLACDFSELTEGSPEKSLLQSKQRLSARNAQGRITVRRRGGGHKRHYRIVDFKRNKTGVPGKIDSIQYDPNRTARIALVKYVDGEKRYIICPEGIEVGSNVESSLTADVKPGNTLPLSEIPLGEQVHNIELRPGGGGVLVRSAGVSAQLMAKDGKYALLRLPSGEQRRVLLTCKASIGVVGNASHANRKLGKAGTSRWMGRRPKVRGVAMNPVDHPHGGGEGKTSGGRHPVSPWGQPTKGYKTRNNKATDKFIVRRRKK
- the rpsS gene encoding 30S ribosomal protein S19; this encodes MPRSIKKGPFVDKHVMKWVARVQSGAHRGPIKTWSRRSTIIPEMIGITFAVHNGKKFLPVFVSENMVGHKLGEFASTRTFHAHGGDKTTK
- the rplV gene encoding 50S ribosomal protein L22, which produces MNRSIDEVECISKATLRNVRVSPQKSRLVVDLIRGKRVQEALEKLRFCDKKSAPLVSKLLLSAVSNVGDDTSVNIDDLYVRYAWVDSGRVLKRSMPRAQGRATPIRKRHSSITVMLSEK
- the rpsC gene encoding 30S ribosomal protein S3 — protein: MGQKVHPKGFRLGVTETWNSRWYKKRGYADQLHQDFFLRNFVGKRLAGAGVSAIDIERTASRVKISVMTARPGLVIGKKGKDIEDLRVELKRVVGRDVTINIKEVRKPDLDAQLIAENVANQLVRRVAFRRAMKDSIQRAIRMGAKGIKISVAGRLGGSDIARTEWIREGRVPLHTLRAKIHYGFSEALTTYGIIGVKCWVFSGEEAEEHDVLEQRGQGANVSAPSTVV
- the rplP gene encoding 50S ribosomal protein L16, which translates into the protein MLSPKKVKYRKQMKQVNHLRGKETRGTHLSYGDYGLMACESGWVSNRQIEAARVALTRRVKRGGKLWIRVFPDKPLTKKPAEVRMGKGKGGPEAWVAVVRGGRIMYEITGVEEEAAREAFKLAGAKLPIQTRMVKRLGA
- the rpmC gene encoding 50S ribosomal protein L29, which produces MKVNEELAQLRGLSMDELVERISSLKEELMRLRFRQASGQLDNTSQLSLLKRRIARAMTVLRQAEVVRLADSVEAAV
- the rpsQ gene encoding 30S ribosomal protein S17 → MKSRGLSKAREGSVVSNKMDKTVVVAITAKVKHPVYGKYVKRTRKYFAHDVDNACQIGDRVRITETRPLSKNKRWRVQEILEKAV
- the rplN gene encoding 50S ribosomal protein L14 — encoded protein: MIQAETVLDVADNSGARKVLCIKVLGGARRRYASVGDVIVVSVQEAIPNGKIRKGEVHRAVVVRTNKEIARPDGSYIRFDTNSAVLINNQKELIGNRIFGPVARELRGKDFMKIISLAPEVL
- the rplX gene encoding 50S ribosomal protein L24, with translation MSTKLKKGDLVMVVAGGNSTKEKQLKGRTGKILRFLPKKDRVIVEGLNMIKRHKKARAVNEPSGILEKEGSMHISNVMYFSEEFKRPVRIKMRTLDDGRKVRGFVNPSTRQFEQIDV
- the rplE gene encoding 50S ribosomal protein L5, with translation MSRLQEKYQTEAVPKLKAKYGYKNVHQIPRLEKVVINMGVGEAVQNIKAIEMATADLALISGQRPVIRRARKSIANFKLREGTPIGVSVTLRRKRMYEFADRLINVVLPRVRDFRGVSKNSFDGAGNYSFGFSEQIIFPEIDMDKTQIRGLNVTFVTSARTDEEGRELMVNLGFPFRQ
- a CDS encoding type Z 30S ribosomal protein S14, with the translated sequence MAKKSLIAKAKRAPKFKVRAYHRCGICGRPRAYYRRFKLCRLCFRQRALRGEIPGVTKASW